From the genome of Candidatus Binatia bacterium, one region includes:
- a CDS encoding SDR family oxidoreductase, producing MYLITGGAGFIGSSIAEALVHQGEPVRILDDLSTGSLANLAEVKDHVEVIEGDLRDMAAVRRAVAGVTYIFHQAALRSVPRSIDDPLSTDEVNTHGTLQLLLAAQEAKTVRRVVYASSSSAYGDAPALPKVEDQLPSPISPYAVAKLAAEYYCRMFTRLHGLETVSLRYFNVFGPKQSPESKYAAVVPLFIRAALRGEPVIVHGDGEQSRDFTYIDNVVQANLKACATPGVGGEVFNIACNTRHSVLEIAHTIQKLLGRPINIQHTPPRSGDVRHTQASIEKAERLLGYRPTVGFEEGMRRTFEHLAAEFGDGRN from the coding sequence ATGTACCTGATAACTGGAGGCGCCGGCTTCATCGGCTCAAGCATCGCGGAGGCATTGGTGCACCAGGGTGAACCCGTGCGCATTCTGGATGATTTGTCGACTGGCAGCCTGGCCAACTTGGCTGAAGTGAAGGACCACGTCGAGGTCATCGAGGGGGATTTGCGTGACATGGCTGCGGTGCGGCGCGCCGTGGCTGGCGTGACGTATATCTTCCACCAGGCGGCATTGCGCTCGGTCCCGCGTTCGATCGATGACCCCCTCAGCACCGACGAAGTGAACACCCACGGCACCCTGCAACTCCTGCTCGCAGCGCAGGAGGCCAAGACGGTGCGCCGGGTGGTCTATGCGTCGTCTTCGTCCGCCTACGGCGATGCGCCGGCGTTGCCTAAGGTGGAAGACCAGCTGCCGTCGCCCATCTCTCCGTATGCCGTGGCCAAACTGGCGGCGGAGTACTATTGCCGCATGTTCACGCGGCTGCACGGGCTCGAAACTGTCAGCCTGCGTTACTTCAATGTGTTTGGTCCCAAACAAAGCCCCGAATCGAAGTATGCCGCCGTGGTGCCGCTCTTCATCCGCGCCGCCCTGCGTGGCGAGCCGGTGATCGTGCACGGCGACGGCGAACAGTCGCGTGACTTCACTTACATCGACAATGTCGTGCAAGCTAACTTGAAGGCCTGTGCGACGCCGGGTGTGGGTGGCGAGGTGTTCAACATCGCCTGCAACACGCGGCACTCCGTGCTGGAGATCGCACACACGATTCAGAAGCTTCTTGGCCGCCCAATCAACATTCAGCACACGCCACCACGCTCGGGCGATGTCCGCCACACACAGGCATCGATCGAAAAAGCAGAGCGCCTGCTCGGGTATCGTCCGACCGTCGGCTTCGAGGAGGGCATGCGCCGCACCTTCGAGCATCTCGCCGCCGAATTCGGGGATGGCCGCAACTGA
- the sucD gene encoding succinate--CoA ligase subunit alpha yields MSILVNRTTKVITQGITGTTGQFHTRACREYGTQMVAGVTPGKGGTDFEGIPIFDTVGQAVAATGATASVIYVPPPFAADAIMEAADAGLELVVCITEGIPVLDMVRVKRYLQCRSTRLIGPNCPGVITPGECKIGIMPGYIHTPGSIGVVSRSGTLTYEAVHQLTNLGLGQSTCLGIGGDPIIGTGFIDVLELFEKDPQTSGVILIGEIGGAAEEQAAEFVHDHMTKPVVAFIAGQTAPPGKRMGHAGAIIAGGRGTAADKIKAFGRAGIHVAKSPAELGSTMAAAMAERKK; encoded by the coding sequence GTGAGCATCCTCGTCAATAGAACCACCAAGGTCATCACCCAGGGAATTACCGGTACCACCGGGCAGTTCCATACGCGTGCCTGCCGCGAGTACGGCACCCAAATGGTCGCCGGCGTGACCCCGGGTAAGGGCGGCACCGACTTCGAGGGCATCCCGATCTTCGATACGGTCGGCCAGGCGGTCGCGGCCACCGGTGCAACGGCGTCGGTGATTTACGTGCCACCGCCGTTCGCAGCCGACGCCATCATGGAAGCGGCGGACGCCGGGCTGGAACTGGTGGTGTGCATTACGGAAGGCATTCCGGTGCTCGATATGGTGCGCGTGAAGCGGTATCTGCAGTGCCGCTCGACGCGCCTGATCGGACCGAACTGCCCCGGCGTGATCACCCCGGGCGAATGTAAGATCGGTATCATGCCCGGGTATATCCACACCCCGGGAAGCATTGGTGTGGTCTCGCGCAGCGGTACGCTGACGTACGAAGCCGTGCACCAGCTCACCAACCTCGGGCTCGGCCAGTCGACGTGTCTCGGCATCGGCGGCGATCCCATCATCGGTACGGGATTCATCGACGTGCTCGAGCTATTTGAAAAGGATCCGCAGACCAGCGGCGTGATCCTCATCGGTGAAATCGGCGGTGCGGCCGAGGAGCAGGCGGCGGAGTTCGTGCACGACCACATGACCAAGCCGGTCGTGGCGTTCATCGCCGGGCAGACGGCGCCTCCGGGCAAGCGGATGGGGCATGCGGGGGCCATCATCGCTGGGGGACGAGGAACGGCAGCAGATAAGATCAAAGCCTTCGGCCGTGCCGGCATCCACGTGGCGAAGAGCCCCGCGGAACTCGGCAGCACCATGGCGGCTGCTATGGCGGAGCGGAAAAAATGA